In Trichlorobacter lovleyi, the DNA window CCCTGACGTTCTGGCAGGAACAGGGTGTCCAGCGGGCAACCCTTTACCTTGAGGATGACCGGGAAAATCTGGCTGATCTGTTGGGGCTGTCACAGCCTTTGACCGTGCTGGTCTACAGCCCGGTTGAGGTGATGGCCACCCGGGTCAGGATCAAGGAGATCAGCAGCGGTGCCCCCTTACAGTCAGACCGTGGCGAAGGGTACCGGATTCGCGGCCGGGACGGTTTTACCCATATCAGTGCCACTACGCCGTTCTCTCTGCTGGGGCGGCTGGCGGAACTGCGCCGGATGGGCTGCCGCTCTTTCATGCTTGATCTGTCGGAGACCCCGCCTGAGCGGCGCGGCGAACTGCTGGAGGCGTTCAGGTCTGATCGCGTAGTTCAGGGGGCGACGCTCTTTAACTATGAACGGGGGTTGACATGAACAGGGGGCTCTGGTGCGTGATCATGCTGTTGCTACTGCTGCCTGCAGGAGCGCCGGCAGCAGCAGAAACCCTGCGGGGGATGGTCAAGGCGGTACATGACGGTGATACTGTGGTGTTGGTAGGCCGGGGTACCGGCCGGGTAACGGTGCGGTTGTACGGTGTTGATGCGCCTGAGGCCCGCAAGCCGGACAGTCCGGGCCAGCCCTTTGGCAGCCAGGCCAAACGGGTGCTGATGTTCAAGGTGTTGGGCAAGGAGGTAACGGCCGAGGTGCAGGATCGTGACCAGTATGGCCGCACGGTGGCCGTGCTGCAGCTGGCAGGCAGGGATATCAATGCCGAGATGGTGGCAGAAGGGATGGCCTGGGCCTA includes these proteins:
- a CDS encoding thermonuclease family protein; translated protein: MNRGLWCVIMLLLLLPAGAPAAAETLRGMVKAVHDGDTVVLVGRGTGRVTVRLYGVDAPEARKPDSPGQPFGSQAKRVLMFKVLGKEVTAEVQDRDQYGRTVAVLQLAGRDINAEMVAEGMAWAYRQFLNGPYASRYSALEEQARRQHRGLWRDANPQPPWEFRRGQKRRR